The following coding sequences are from one Sesamum indicum cultivar Zhongzhi No. 13 linkage group LG11, S_indicum_v1.0, whole genome shotgun sequence window:
- the LOC105174561 gene encoding GDSL esterase/lipase CPRD49, translating to MVGPGRPEFVLFGSSIVQMSFCDGGWGSLLTDLYHRKADIVLRGYSGWNSRNALEVLNQIFPQDAADQPSLVIVYFGGNDAMQPHPSGLGPHVPLPEYLENMKKIALHLRSLSEKTRVVFLTSPPVDEAMIRQCFGNAFDKQERTNESCRIYSDALVDMCKQLDVKVINVWKAFQHRDDWAEAYLADGIHLTSGGSRVVLKEILKVLKEAEWEPSLHWMSMPAEFSEDSPYFPVGPDGKTTINVSDIISQWKTEWMDDKEIEAFTSKSSVSIPF from the exons ATGGTTGGCCCTGGTCGACCAGAATTTGTCCTGTTCGGGTCGTCCATAGTGCAGATGTCATTCTGCGATGGGGGCTGGGGATCTCTCCTCACTGACCTCTATCACAGGAAG GCAGACATAGTATTACGAGGATATTCTGGATGGAATTCGAGAAACGCTCTTGAGGTTTTGAATCAGATTTTCCCACAG GATGCAGCTGACCAGCCATCTCTGGTTATCGTATATTTTGGTGGCAATGATGCAATGCAACCTCACCCAAGTGGCCTAGGCCCTCATGTTCCTCTTCCTGAATATCTtgaaaacatgaaaaagatTGCTCTTCATCTCAGG AGTCTTTCGGAGAAGACCAGGGTAGTTTTTCTTACCTCTCCTCCTGTAGATGAGGCAATGATTCGCCAATGTTTCGG CAACGCATTTGATAAGCAAGAACGCACAAATGAGTCCTGCCGTATTTATTCTGATGCTTTGGTTGACATGTGCAAACAATTGGATGTAAAAGTCATCAATGTTTGGAAAGCATTCCAGCATAGAGATGATTGGGCAGAAGCTTACTTAGC GGACGGAATCCATTTAACCTCCGGCGGGAGTAGAGTGGTATTGAAGGAGATATTGAAGGTACTTAAAGAGGCAGAATGGGAACCAAGCTTGCATTGGATGTCAATGCCAGCTGAATTTTCAGAGGATTCACCATATTTCCCAGTTGGGCCGGACGGCAAAACTACCATTAATGTCTCTGATATTATTTCTCAATGGAAAACCGAGTGGATGGATGACAAAGAAATTGAAGCCTTCACCTCAAAGTCTTCAGTTTCCATCCCCTTTTGA
- the LOC105174563 gene encoding GDSL esterase/lipase CPRD49, whose amino-acid sequence MAGPSRPQFVLFGSSIVQMSYNIGGWGAILADLYARKADFVLRGYSGWNTRMALQVLDQVFPKDAAVQPSLVVVYFGGNDATKAHPSGLGAHVPLPEFVENMRKIIDHIKSLSDKTRVICLSSPPVNEAKIHEIFGNALDDQARTNEGCRIYSEALVELCQEMDVEAINLWTAIQQRDDWANACFIDGIHLSADGSKIVVKEMLKVLKKADWEPSLYWLSMPSEFPEDSPYYVVGPDGKTTVNVSGHICTWQKEWLNI is encoded by the exons ATGGCGGGTCCGAGTCGCCCACAGTTCGTGCTATTCGGGTCATCCATAGTTCAGATGTCCTACAATATTGGAGGCTGGGGTGCTATTCTGGCTGATCTTTACGCTCGCAAG GCGGACTTTGTCTTGCGAGGATATTCTGGTTGGAACACGAGGATGGCTCTTCAAGTCCTGGATCAGGTTTTCCCAAAG GATGCAGCTGTTCAGCCTTCTCTGGTTGTAGTATATTTTGGTGGTAATGACGCAACAAAAGCTCACCCAAGTGGCCTGGGTGCTCATGTCCCTCTTCCTGAATTTGTGGAGAACATGAGAAAGATTATTGATCATATCAAG AGTCTTTCAGATAAAACAAGGGTAATATGCCTTAGCTCTCCTCCCGTGAATGAAGCgaaaattcatgaaatatttGG GAATGCACTTGATGATCAAGCCAGGACAAACGAGGGCTGTCGTATATATTCTGAAGCTTTAGTAGAACTTTGCCAAGAAATGGATGTTGAGGCCATAAATCTTTGGACAGCAATACAGCAAAGAGACGATTGGGCCAACGCTTGCTTCAT AGACGGAATACACTTGTCAGCCGATGGGTCCAAAATTGTAGTGAAGGAGATGCTCAAGGTCCTGAAAAAGGCTGATTGGGAACCAAGTCTCTACTGGCTGTCAATGCCATCCGAATTTCCGGAGGATTCACCATATTATGTTGTTGGTCCTGATGGTAAAACAACCGTAAATGTTTCTGGCCATATCTGTACTTGGCAGAAGGAGTGGCTCAATATCTAG
- the LOC105174564 gene encoding LIMR family protein At5g01460 encodes MGDFNLALVIVAIIVCVLVFIFNVYLLVNYQHPDDANQAYFPKFVVVFGLSIAAISILMLPADVANRQACRHAIYNGACNLTLPMKDLWLAVYIIDALLVFFVIPFAMFYYEGDLDKTVWKRMKSALLWVIVTAVVCALLLGILYGLVGKVDFTVRHLSSSTVSFPSSWDFSSGQQCIGNGAKQCSAYTANASSETTWTMRSTFPEYVVALATIVGSVLFTIFGGVGIACLPLSLIFSFIRRPKAVITRSQYIKEATELAKKARELKKTADALHQEERSGNKGRKWRKNVKAVEKELLLLEEDVKALEEMYPQGEQAEATWAMTVLGYLAKLVLGVVGLIVSVAWIAHIVIYLLIDPPLSPFLNEVFIKLDDVWGLLGTAAFAFFCFYLLLAVVAGAMMLGLKLVFITIHPMKWGATLMNSFLFNVGLILLCSISVIQFCATAFAYYSQATAAQEIFGHTLQSLRGIKYLYKYNVFQIAFIILAGLTFVYYSAFGWKRRKPSGRLQLST; translated from the exons ATGGGGGATTTCAATTTAGCCCTTGTGATCGTGGCCATCATTGTGTGCGTActggtttttatatttaatgtctACCTCCTCGTCAATTACCAGCATCCAGATGACGCTAACCAGGCGTATTTTCCGAAATTCGTCGTGGTTTTTGGGCTCTCCATCGCTGCCATCTCCATTCTCATGCTCCCTGCTGATGTGGCCAACCGGCAGGCCTGTCGCCACGCGATTTATAACGGCGCTTGCAACCTTACCCTCCCAATGAAGGATTTGTGGCTCGCTGTTTACATTATCGACGCACTACTTGTTTTCTTTGTCATTCCGTTTGCTATGTTCTATTACGAAGGCGACCTAGACAA GACCGTCTGGAAGAGGATGAAAAGTGCATTGCTGTGGGTGATTGTGACAGCTGTTGTGTGTGCTCTTCTTCTGGGAATTTTATATG GGCTTGTGGGAAAGGTGGACTTCACTGTTAGGCACCTCTCCTCATCTACTGTGTCCTTCCCGTCATCATGGGACTTCTCCAGTGGTCAACAATGTATTGGAAATGGCGCTAAACAG TGCTCTGCCTATACTGCCAATGCTTCATCTGAGACAACATGGACTATGCGCAGTACCTTCCCAGAATATGTTGTAGCTCTCGCTACTATTGTTGGATCCGTACTTTTCACT ATATTTGGAGGTGTTGGCATTGCTTGCCTTCCACTTAGTctcatattttcatttatccGGCGTCCAAAGGCTGTTATCACACGTTCGCAGTATATCAAG GAAGCAACTGAACTGGCCAAAAAGGCTAGAGAACTGAAAAAAACAGCTGATGCACTTCATCAGGAGGAAAGGAGTGGCAACAAGGGAAGAAAATGGCGTAAAAATGTGAAAGCTGTAGAAAAG GAGCTACTTCTTCTGGAAGAAGATGTTAAGGCTTTGGAAGAGATGTATCCTCAAGGTGAACAG GCAGAGGCAACTTGGGCTATGACTGTTCTTGGCTACCTTGCCAAACTTGTGCTTGGAGTTGTAGG GTTGATTGTTTCGGTGGCTTGGATTGCACATATAGTGATATATTTGCTGATCGATCCTCCTCTTTCTCCATTCCTCAACGAGGTCTTCATCAAATTGGATGATGTTTGGG GTCTTCTGGGAACTGCAGCATTTGCATTTTTCTGCTTCTATCTCCTGCTTGCTGTTGTTGCTGGTGCAATGATGCTTGGCCTAAAATTGGTTTTTATTACAATCCATCCCATGAA ATGGGGAGCTACGCTTATGAactcatttctttttaatgtgGGCCTCATTCTTCTTTGCTCAATCAG TGTGATTCAGTTCTGCGCCACTGCATTTGCCTACTATTCCCAAGCTACCGCAGCTCAAGAAATATTTGGTCATACATTGCAATCTCTACGGGGAATCAAATATTTGTACAA GTATAATGTGTTTCAAATTGCCTTCATTATTCTGGCGGGTCTCACATTTGTATATTATTCAGCTTTT GgatggaaaagaagaaagccTAGTGGTAGATTACAACTTTCTACATGA
- the LOC105174567 gene encoding uncharacterized protein LOC105174567 isoform X1 yields MMDRAEQPSTGEYSGDASGAASWENIEESPPLPFPQRVPEFSHGERFPGMSYEHGLMNNEASLMTNENSSSLRDDDKSCFIASTTFSFLVAMTVAFGLYGSETLRLGPNTSILITPNHLFVESVKVVELGAAEGTKLYGFYRNPPLDVRVEWSETHKITLPPSTHKEWIYYLNERSQINISYSVESLSSSSILLVIAEGNEGLAKWLTDPSDPSTTLSWSIIHGNGSIQKDVSESSTYYIAVGNLNADVVKVHLDMRIKAFVYNTTEPYYTCTPAEGQCNFRLFLQGGNAAVLTSPGRTPGMVGADWYVKLSYGPRWVIYLFGTGGLAFLLLLINYFLNHFRRTEQDTRRDQLGDVESERNPLLSHKDDNLSSSGSSYASVSDDDEHDAQGGAVQSGKPVKDDEDSRRLCAICFDAPKDCFFLPCGHCVACFACATRIVEASGACPICRRRTKRVRKIYTV; encoded by the exons atgatgGATCGGGCTGAGCAGCCGTCGACCGGAGAATATTCCGGTGATGCTTCTGGCGCGGCCTCATGGGAGAATATTGAGGAGTCTCCGCCGCTGCCGTTTCCCCAGAGAGTTCCGGAGTTCTCCCACGGAGAGCGTTTCCCGGGGATGAGTTATGAGCATGGATTGATGAATAATGAGGCTTCCTTGATGACTAATGAGAATTCCTCGTCGCTCAGAGATGACGACAAGTCCTGCTTCATTGCTTCTACCACGTTCTCGTTTCTTg TAGCCATGACTGTGGCATTTGGGCTGTATGGATCTGAGACACTGCGGCTTGGACCTAATACATCAATATTGATAACACCCAACCATTTGTTTGTGGAGTCTGTAAAG GTGGTAGAACTCGGTGCAGCCGAAGGAACAAAGCTATATGGATTTTATAGAAATCCACCTCTTGATGTTAGGGTTGAATGGTCCGAGACTCACAAGATCACTCTCCCTCCCAGTACCCACAAG GAATGGATATACTATTTGAATGAACGGTCTCAAATAAACATATCTTATAGCGTGGAATCCCTAAGTTCATCCTCTATTCTTCTTGTAATTGCGGAAG GGAATGAAGGTCTTGCTAAGTGGCTTACGGATCCATCAGATCCAAGCACAACCTTATCATGGAGTATAATTCATG GAAATGGCTCAATTCAGAAGGATGTGTCTGAATCTTCTACCTATTACATTGCAGTTGGTAACTTGAATGCTGATGTTGTCAAG GTTCATTTGGATATGAGAATAAAGGCTTTCGTTTACAATACCACAGAACCATATTACACATGCACGCCAGCAGAGGGCCAATGTAATTTCCGACTGTTTCTGCAAGGTGGAAATGCCGCTGTTCTTACCTCTCCTGGTCGAACGCCT GGTATGGTTGGTGCTGATTGGTATGTTAAACTCTCGTACGGACCTCGGTGGGTTATATACTTGTTCGGCACAG GTGGATTGGCTTTTCTTCTGCTACTCATTAATTACTTTCTGAACCATTTTCGACGCACTGAGCAAGACACGAGAAGAGATCAGCTTGGGGATGTTGAATCTGAGAGAAACCCTTTGCTTTCACACAAAGATGATAATCTCTCTAGTTCGGGTTCCTCTTATGCCTCTGTCTCAGACGACGATGAGCATGATGCACAAGGTGGAGCTGTGCAGAGTGGAAAGCCAGTTAAAGATGATGAAGATAGTCGGCGTCTTTGTGCAATTTGCTTTGATGCTCCTAAAGATTGTTTCTTCCTTCCATGCGGGCACTGCGTGGCTTGTTTTGCATGTGCAACAAG AATAGTGGAAGCTTCTGGAGCTTGCCCTATTTGCCGTCGACGAACCAAAAGGGTGAGAAAGATATACACAGTTTGA
- the LOC105174567 gene encoding uncharacterized protein LOC105174567 isoform X2 yields the protein MMDRAEQPSTGEYSGDASGAASWENIEESPPLPFPQRVPEFSHGERFPGMSYEHGLMNNEASLMTNENSSSLRDDDKSCFIASTTFSFLAMTVAFGLYGSETLRLGPNTSILITPNHLFVESVKVVELGAAEGTKLYGFYRNPPLDVRVEWSETHKITLPPSTHKEWIYYLNERSQINISYSVESLSSSSILLVIAEGNEGLAKWLTDPSDPSTTLSWSIIHGNGSIQKDVSESSTYYIAVGNLNADVVKVHLDMRIKAFVYNTTEPYYTCTPAEGQCNFRLFLQGGNAAVLTSPGRTPGMVGADWYVKLSYGPRWVIYLFGTGGLAFLLLLINYFLNHFRRTEQDTRRDQLGDVESERNPLLSHKDDNLSSSGSSYASVSDDDEHDAQGGAVQSGKPVKDDEDSRRLCAICFDAPKDCFFLPCGHCVACFACATRIVEASGACPICRRRTKRVRKIYTV from the exons atgatgGATCGGGCTGAGCAGCCGTCGACCGGAGAATATTCCGGTGATGCTTCTGGCGCGGCCTCATGGGAGAATATTGAGGAGTCTCCGCCGCTGCCGTTTCCCCAGAGAGTTCCGGAGTTCTCCCACGGAGAGCGTTTCCCGGGGATGAGTTATGAGCATGGATTGATGAATAATGAGGCTTCCTTGATGACTAATGAGAATTCCTCGTCGCTCAGAGATGACGACAAGTCCTGCTTCATTGCTTCTACCACGTTCTCGTTTCTTg CCATGACTGTGGCATTTGGGCTGTATGGATCTGAGACACTGCGGCTTGGACCTAATACATCAATATTGATAACACCCAACCATTTGTTTGTGGAGTCTGTAAAG GTGGTAGAACTCGGTGCAGCCGAAGGAACAAAGCTATATGGATTTTATAGAAATCCACCTCTTGATGTTAGGGTTGAATGGTCCGAGACTCACAAGATCACTCTCCCTCCCAGTACCCACAAG GAATGGATATACTATTTGAATGAACGGTCTCAAATAAACATATCTTATAGCGTGGAATCCCTAAGTTCATCCTCTATTCTTCTTGTAATTGCGGAAG GGAATGAAGGTCTTGCTAAGTGGCTTACGGATCCATCAGATCCAAGCACAACCTTATCATGGAGTATAATTCATG GAAATGGCTCAATTCAGAAGGATGTGTCTGAATCTTCTACCTATTACATTGCAGTTGGTAACTTGAATGCTGATGTTGTCAAG GTTCATTTGGATATGAGAATAAAGGCTTTCGTTTACAATACCACAGAACCATATTACACATGCACGCCAGCAGAGGGCCAATGTAATTTCCGACTGTTTCTGCAAGGTGGAAATGCCGCTGTTCTTACCTCTCCTGGTCGAACGCCT GGTATGGTTGGTGCTGATTGGTATGTTAAACTCTCGTACGGACCTCGGTGGGTTATATACTTGTTCGGCACAG GTGGATTGGCTTTTCTTCTGCTACTCATTAATTACTTTCTGAACCATTTTCGACGCACTGAGCAAGACACGAGAAGAGATCAGCTTGGGGATGTTGAATCTGAGAGAAACCCTTTGCTTTCACACAAAGATGATAATCTCTCTAGTTCGGGTTCCTCTTATGCCTCTGTCTCAGACGACGATGAGCATGATGCACAAGGTGGAGCTGTGCAGAGTGGAAAGCCAGTTAAAGATGATGAAGATAGTCGGCGTCTTTGTGCAATTTGCTTTGATGCTCCTAAAGATTGTTTCTTCCTTCCATGCGGGCACTGCGTGGCTTGTTTTGCATGTGCAACAAG AATAGTGGAAGCTTCTGGAGCTTGCCCTATTTGCCGTCGACGAACCAAAAGGGTGAGAAAGATATACACAGTTTGA
- the LOC105174568 gene encoding rhodanese-like domain-containing protein 10, whose amino-acid sequence MAFQLKHHHTSTTTTTSNHRKHLHPTFTASPQPRLRVHAVLGGRAQELIQSGAVTPILPKDAASAMESQGYTLLDIRPEWEREKARVSGSLHVPLFVEDKDTSPITLLKKWVHFGYIGLWTGQYFTMINPRFLQQVDEMVPDKDSKLLVACGEGLRSTMAVAKLHQGGYKNLGWLAGGFNRAADDDFPRVEGSEKLQYATIGGASYYFLKLLIILQAVGKET is encoded by the exons ATGGCTTTTCAACTGAAGCACCACCACAcatccaccaccaccaccacctcaaACCACCGCAAACACCTCCATCCAACGTTCACCGCTTCCCCTCAGCCGCGCTTAAGAGTGCATGCTGTTCTTGGCGGCAGAGCTCAGGAGCTGATACAATCGGGTGCCGTCACCCCCATACTACCAAAAGATGCAGCCTCAGCAATGGAGTCCCAAGGATACACATTGCTGGACATCAGGCCAGAgtgggagagagagaaggcACGTGTTTCAGGGTCACTTCACGTGCCGTTGTTCGTCGAGGACAAAGATACTAGCCCCATCACATTGTTGAAGAAGTGGGTTCATTTTGGTTATATTGGGCTGTGGACTGGACAATATTTTACGATGATAAATCCTCGTTTTCTGCAACAAGTGGATGAAATGGTTCCTGATAAAGATTCTAAGCTGCTCGTCGCTTGTGGAGAGGGACTAAG GTCAACTATGGCTGTTGCAAAATTACATCAAGGGGGATACAAGAACTTGGGATGGTTGGCCGGAGGGTTCAATCGAGCAGCTGATGATGATTTCCCAAGAGTTGAAGGTAGTGAGAAGTTGCAGTATGCCACGATTGGAGGCGCATCGTATTACTTCCTCAAGTTGCTTATTATATTACAAGCTGTGGGGAAGGAAACGTGA
- the LOC105174569 gene encoding symplekin: MVGVMAAVSRAKLASRINSIKQSGSADMGTKLDKLRRLRDELLAADSVLLVDFLSPILDLLSDRSSPVRKFIIQMIGEIGLKHSELLPDIIPALIAALKDDTPAVARQAITCGVDIFRCSLVKVAIQGLYSSEFNESLKSSWECVLKFRDEIYSMAFKVGNDGRRLPALKFVESMVLLYTPDPNGSLEPPPDHVSEGKFEEFNVSWLRGGHPILNVRDLSAEASQNLGLLLDQLRFPSLKSHSYLVMIVLIKSLSTVARKRPAFYGRILPVLLGLDPSSCTSKGLHLAGVHHALRSAFESCLNCTHPGAAPWRDRLVSALKEIKVGRPTEQARNEISENKGREEWPGDAYVVQIHENEKPSVAFVTEHKNAGRKRTGVLDSSEFTQDDMSGKRARSTPDNLKEPGHEISGRQEGVSSSGQTPSREDSDSGPVQQLVAMFAALVAQGEKASASLEILISSISADLLAEVVMVNLRNLPLQTPTSEADEEPLTDMVAFPDTHIKHLSLLLRDILSESIPLEKETGTEDPHHSVSSGLQQTQEEEEPPATIADSNVAYDDLNRARQETVHVNESVSPEEIPSAMEAGYGAITSVVIENEGVGNEIPGLALSTEDDALPEDAAVFPRALTELEDANLTDLNDANQETFTNLGRMPIELDKTQIELAQSFSTDRSEELSPKAAITDTNNMNSSTATSVGLSSQLVLPKISAPVICLADEQKDQLQQLAFVRIVDAYKQVTVAGGSEVRFSILAHSGMEFPLELDPWKLLKTHILSDYVNHEGHELTLRVLYRLFGEAEEDRDFFTSTTATSVYETFLLQVAETLRDSFPASDKSLSRLLGEVPYLPKSIFEMLESLCSPGSSDNDDREMQGGDRVTQGLSTVWSLILTRPPIRDACLKIALKSAVHHLEEVRMKAIRLVANKLYPLSSISEKIEDFAKEMLLSVVGDNQIEVEKEADGIHAELQKDENPSSEKQSVSLAVKEIAVGNHQNSASESIPLSMIAEVQRCMSLYFALCTKKHSLFRQIFDVYKGTSKAAKQAVHHQIPLLVRTIGSSRELLDILSDPPTGSEGLITQVVHTLTDGTVPSPDLLTTVKRLYDTKLKDIDILIPILAFLPKDEVLLLFPQLVNAPLDKFQVALTRVLQGLNHSPPVLTPAEALIAIHGIDPDRDGIPLKKVTDACNACFEQRHIFSQQVLAKVLNQLVEQIPLPLLFMRTVLQAIGAFPSLVEFIMEILSRLVSKQIWKYPKLWVGFVKCALLTKPQSFSVLLQLPTAQLENALNRTPALKAPLVAHASQPHIRSSLPRSTLVALGLVSEPQTSNQTQPTQTQTAETGNSEMEAATDKSKESSTAS, encoded by the exons ATGGTGGGAGTGATGGCGGCGGTTTCCAGAGCGAAACTCGCTAGCCGAATCAACTCAATTAAGCAAAGCGGTTCCGCTGACATGGGGACGAAGCTGGACAAGTTGCGGAGGCTGCGTGACGAGCTCTTAGCCGCGGATTCTGTGCTGCTCGTGGACTTCCTCTCCCCTATTCTTGACCTCCTTTCAGACCGTTCTAGCCCAGTCCGCAAATTCATTATTCA GATGATTGGTGAAATTGGTTTGAAGCACTCGGAGTTGTTACCTGATATTATACCAGCGCTGATAGCTGCTTTGAAAGATGATACACCAGCTGTTGCTCGACAGGCCATCACATGCGGTGTTGATATATTCCGCTGTTCTCTGGTCAAAGTTGCCATCCAG GGCTTGTACTCAAGTGAGTTCAACGAATCACTGAAATCATCATGGGAATGTGTGCTAAAGTTTAGAGATGAAATATACTCCATGGCCTTTAAG GTGGGGAATGATGGTAGAAGATTGCCTGCATTGAAGTTTGTGGAATCAATGGTGCTACTTTATACCCCTGATCCTAATGGCTCTTTGGAGCCACCACCTGATCATGTTTCTGAAG GGAAGTTTGAAGAATTCAATGTCTCATGGCTGCGCGGTGGACATCCAATACTCAATGTCAGAGATCTATCAGCCGAAGCAAGCCAAAATTTGGGTCTACTGCTGGATCAGCTGAGATTCCCTTCTCTGAAATCACATAGTTATTTGGTGATGATTGTGCTAATTAAAAG TCTTTCAACAGTTGCAAGGAAGAGGCCTGCCTTTTATGGTCGCATACTGCCAGTTTTACTTGGATTGGACCCTTCAAGCTGTACTAGCAAAGGCTTGCATCTTGCTGGGGTTCATCATGCTCTGAGAAGTGCTtttgagtcttgtttgaaCTGTACACACCCTGGTGCTGCACCG TGGCGGGATCGCCTTGTTAGTGCacttaaagaaattaaagttgGAAGACCAACTGAACAGGCTAGAAATGAAATATCAGAGAACAAGGGAAGAGAAGAGTGGCCAGGGGATGCATATGTGGTTCAAATTCATGAG AATGAAAAACCTTCTGTAGCATTTGTAACTGAACATAAAAATGCTGGTAGAAAAAGAACTGGAGTGCTAGATTCATCAGAATTTACTCAGGATGACATGTCTGGAAAGCGTGCCAGGTCAACACCTGACAACTTAAAGGAACCAGGACATGAAATCAGCGGGAGACAGGAGGGGGTCTCTTCTAGTGGGCAAACACCATCCAGAGAGGATTCAGATAGTGGACCTGTACAGCAGCTTGTGGCAATGTTTGCTGCATTGGTTGCTCAGGGCGAGAAAGCCAGTGCTTCTTTGGAGATTCTCATCTCTAGCATATCAGCTGACTTGTTAGCTGAAGTAGTTATGGTTAATTTGCGGAATCTTCCTCTGCAAACCCCTACATCTGAAGCGGATGAAGAGCCACTTACAGATATGGTTGCCTTTCCTGATACCCACATCAAACATTTGTCTTTGTTGCTTAGGGACATACTTTCAGAATCTATTCCTCTGGAGAAAGAAACGGGAACCGAGGATCCTCATCACTCGGTATCTAGTGGGCTTCAG CAAACTCAAGAAGAAGAGGAACCGCCGGCGACTATTGCTGATAGTAATGTTGCATATGATGATTTGAATCGTGCAAGGCAAGAAACAGTGCATGTCAATGAGTCTGTTTCCCCTGAAGAGATTCCATCTGCAATGGAGGCTGGTTATGGAGCGATCACTTCTGTAGTCATTGAAAATGAAGGTGTGGGAAATGAAATACCTGGACTTGCTTTATCCACTGAGGATGATGCTTTGCCTGAAGATGCTGCTGTTTTTCCAAGGGCCTTGACTGAGTTAGAAGATGCCAATCTGACTGATTTAAATGATGCCAATCAGGAAACATTTACTAATTTAGGTAGGATGCCAATAGAATTAGACAAGACGCAGATAGAATTAGCTCAATCATTCTCTACCGATCGGTCTGAGGAGCTTAGCCCTAAAGCAGCAATCACGGACACAAATAACATGAATTCCTCTACTGCAACTTCTGTTGGGTTATCTTCCCAGTTGGTTCTGCCCAAGATATCTGCCCCTGTTATCTGCCTTGCGGATGAACAAAAAGACCAGTTACAACAACTGGCTTTTGTGCGCATTGTTGATGCTTATAAGCAGGTTACTGTTGCTGGAGGGTCTGAAGTCCGTTTTTCGATTCTTGCCCATTCAGGAATGGAG TTTCCATTGGAGCTCGACCCATGGAAGTTACTGAAAACACATATACTGTCAGACTATGTAAATCATGAG GGGCACGAGTTAACATTGCGCGTGCTATACAGGTTGTTTGGTGAGGCAGAAGAAGACCGTGACTTTTTTACTTCGACAACTGCTACATCTGTATATGAAACTTTTCTTCTCCAAGTG GCAGAAACACTGAGAGATTCTTTTCCAGCTTCTGACAAATCTTTGAGTAGATTGCTTGGTGAAGTCCCATATCTGCCAAAGTCGATATTTGAAATGTTGGAGTCCTTATGTTCTCCTGGTAGTAGTGATAATGATGATAGGGAGATGCAGGGTGGAGATCGAGTTACCCAAGGGCTGAGTACTGTATGGAGCCTGATTTTGACGAGACCTCCTATTCGAGATGCTTGCCTCAAAATTGCTTTGAAG aGTGCAGTTCATCACTTGGAAGAAGTACGAATGAAAGCTATACGTCTG GTGGCGAATAAGCTTTATCCTTTATCATCCATATCTGAAAAAATCGAAGATTTTGCCAAGGAAATGTTGCTATCAGTTGTAGGTGATAATCAAATTGAAGTGGAAAAAGAGGCTGATGGAATCCATGCTGAACTACAAAAG GATGAGAATCCTTCAAGTGAAAAACAGTCGGTGAGTTTGGCAGTTAAAGAGATCGCCGTTGGTAATCATCAGAACTCAGCATCTGAAAGCATTCCATTGTCTATGATAGCTGAGGTGCAACGTTGCATGTCCCTATATTTTGCATTGTGTACAAAG AAACATTCCCTTTTCCGGCAAATATTTGATGTCTATAAAGGCACATCCAAGGCCGCAAAGCAG GCAGTTCATCATCAAATCCCCTTACTTGTTCGAACTATTGGCTCGTCCAGAGAGCTCCTTGATATTTTATCAGATCCACCAACTGGAAGTGAAGGGCTTATAACTCAG GTTGTGCATACACTTACAGATGGAACAGTTCCTTCTCCGGATTTATTAACTACTGTTAAGAGGTTATACGATACAAAGCTAAAG GATATAGATATTCTTATTCCAATATTAGCATTCCTCCCAAAAGATGAG GTTTTACTCCTTTTCCCTCAGCTTGTTAATGCACCTTTGGATAAGTTCCAAGTTGCGCTTACTCGTGTTCTTCag GGGCTAAATCATTCTCCACCAGTGCTCACTCCAGCCGAAGCACTAATTGCGATCCATGGGATTGATCCTGATAGAGATGGAATTCCATTGAAAAAG GTCACAGATGCCTGCAATGCTTGTTTTGAGCAGCGGCATATATTTTCTCAGCAAGTTCTGGCCAAAGTCTTGAATCAGTTG GTTGAGCAAATTCCTCTTCCCTTGTTATTTATGCGCACGGTATTGCAGGCAATTGGtgcttttccttctttg GTGGAATTCATTATGGAGATCCTTTCCCGTCTTGTAAGCAAGCAG ATATGGAAATATCCAAAGCTGTGGGTGGGATTCGTGAAGTGCGCTCTTTTGACAAAGCCACAGTCTTTCAGTGTTCTGCTTCAG CTACCTACAGCACAGCTTGAAAATGCTTTAAATAGAACTCCTGCTCTCAAGGCTCCCTTAGTTGCCCATGCAAGCCAACCTCACATAAGATCTTCGCTTCCAAG GTCTACCTTAGTGGCTCTTGGCTTAGTGTCAGAGCCTCAAACGTCTAATCAGACACAGCCAACTCAAACTCAGACTGCAGAGACAGGCAATTCAGAGATGGAAGCAGCGACGGATAAGTCGAAAGAATCATCTACTGCCAGTTGA